Proteins from one Candidatus Methylomirabilota bacterium genomic window:
- the pal gene encoding peptidoglycan-associated lipoprotein Pal: protein MRRLGLLVVGLALMATTGCGTIARLMGPEVDVTGTWSGMWLGYGIVAPSEELSTFAGSAGTAPRTTRRGIIAIPRELPAFVELTQNGSRGYGRIILDGTAAAEAVPVAIRVAGSGGSRVLFEVSGSRIFMTHELGSLSFAAEFRVEGDQMVGHIRGAEPPVRIILARESHEVPRGPGSGTLLPPPLRPPTPAPVAPAMPPKGAEAPKGAEAPKEAEAPKEGEAPKEGEAPKGPEVAVAPQQPAPAPEAGRPQPKEFAGVPELQSVYFDFDKADLGAGEALVLDKNAEWLKSNDMRVLIEGHADERGTNEYNLALGERRAKAAREHLISRGIDADRITTVSYGEERPACTERNEECWKRNRRTDLLVRPK, encoded by the coding sequence ATGCGACGACTCGGACTCCTGGTAGTCGGCCTCGCGCTGATGGCGACGACGGGCTGTGGGACCATCGCTCGACTCATGGGGCCCGAAGTCGACGTCACCGGCACCTGGAGCGGAATGTGGCTGGGCTACGGGATCGTCGCGCCCTCCGAAGAGCTCTCCACGTTCGCCGGCTCTGCGGGCACTGCCCCGCGCACGACCCGGCGCGGAATCATCGCGATCCCCCGGGAACTCCCGGCCTTCGTCGAGCTGACCCAGAACGGCAGTCGCGGGTACGGACGCATCATCCTCGACGGCACCGCCGCCGCCGAAGCGGTCCCCGTGGCGATCCGCGTGGCGGGCTCGGGGGGCTCGCGCGTGCTCTTCGAAGTGTCGGGCTCCCGGATCTTCATGACGCACGAGCTGGGGTCGTTGAGCTTCGCCGCCGAGTTCAGGGTCGAGGGGGACCAGATGGTCGGCCACATCCGCGGCGCCGAGCCGCCGGTGCGGATCATCCTGGCGCGCGAGAGTCACGAAGTGCCGCGCGGGCCCGGGTCGGGCACGCTGCTGCCGCCACCACTGCGGCCACCCACGCCCGCGCCCGTGGCCCCGGCCATGCCTCCCAAGGGGGCCGAAGCGCCCAAGGGGGCCGAAGCGCCCAAGGAGGCCGAAGCGCCCAAGGAGGGCGAAGCGCCCAAGGAGGGCGAGGCCCCCAAGGGGCCCGAGGTGGCGGTGGCCCCGCAGCAGCCGGCCCCCGCGCCCGAGGCGGGGCGCCCACAGCCGAAGGAGTTCGCCGGGGTTCCCGAGCTGCAGTCGGTGTACTTCGACTTCGACAAGGCCGACCTGGGCGCCGGTGAGGCCTTGGTGCTCGACAAGAACGCCGAGTGGCTGAAGAGCAACGACATGAGGGTGCTCATCGAGGGGCACGCCGACGAGCGCGGCACCAACGAGTACAACCTCGCGCTCGGTGAGCGGCGCGCCAAGGCGGCCCGCGAGCATCTGATCTCGCGCGGGATCGACGCGGACCGCATCACGACGGTGAGCTACGGCGAGGAACGGCCGGCCTGCACCGAGAGGAACGAAGAGTGCTGGAAGCGGAACCGGCGCACTGACCTCCTCGTCAGGCCCAAGTAG
- a CDS encoding HAD family hydrolase, whose protein sequence is MTALLFDLDDTLLDYSTGVEVCWGESCATVAAPAGVDPVALAQAVAEVQRWFWADPVRHRRERIDMIAAWGKIAAGALECTGGARDGLAAALAEDFAGRRRAAMRLFPDALDVLARFRLRGVPLGLVTNGDARLQREKIQRYDLARFFDVLVIEGEFGAGKPDAEVFHHALAVLGTAPAAAWMVGDHLVWDVAGAQGAGLRAAWIDRRRGGLPAASPARPDRIVHSLSELSDLG, encoded by the coding sequence GTGACGGCGCTCCTCTTCGATCTCGACGACACGCTCCTGGACTACTCCACCGGCGTGGAAGTGTGCTGGGGGGAGAGCTGCGCGACGGTCGCCGCGCCCGCCGGCGTCGATCCCGTCGCGCTCGCGCAGGCCGTCGCGGAGGTCCAGCGCTGGTTCTGGGCGGATCCGGTCCGTCACCGTCGCGAGCGGATCGACATGATCGCCGCCTGGGGAAAGATCGCCGCCGGCGCGCTGGAGTGCACGGGTGGCGCGCGCGATGGCCTGGCCGCCGCCCTGGCCGAGGACTTCGCGGGGCGCCGGCGGGCGGCGATGCGCCTGTTCCCCGACGCGCTCGACGTCCTCGCGCGCTTCCGGCTCCGCGGCGTCCCTCTGGGGCTCGTCACCAACGGCGACGCGCGCCTGCAGCGCGAGAAGATCCAGCGGTACGATCTCGCCCGCTTCTTCGACGTCCTCGTGATCGAGGGCGAGTTCGGCGCCGGCAAGCCCGACGCCGAGGTCTTCCATCACGCGCTCGCCGTGCTGGGCACGGCACCCGCCGCCGCCTGGATGGTCGGCGACCACCTCGTGTGGGACGTGGCGGGCGCGCAGGGCGCCGGCCTGCGCGCGGCGTGGATCGACCGCCGACGTGGAGGGCTGCCCGCCGCGAGCCCGGCGCGTCCCGATCGCATCGTCCACTCGCTCAGCGAGCTCAGCGACCTCGGCTGA
- a CDS encoding alpha/beta fold hydrolase → MRPPRIAIPLSPRDFNLRVEDVAIRTADGLTLAAWLAPRPGAPAVILLHGYPAEKADLLPLAATLHARFTVLLVDLRYFGRSEGRVTTLGFRERGDLRRAVDLLHARGLAPVGVFGFSLGGAVAILAAAEDPRIRAVAAYAAFADLKTLGREVYAHFLFLKEPLVELMLLWGRLFLGADITRPSPAAAAARLGIPVLIVHSRQDEQIPFAHAQRLRQALAGNPGAEFELMDRGRHGELGPHFERRITDFFLSHLK, encoded by the coding sequence GTGCGGCCGCCGCGGATCGCCATCCCGCTGAGCCCGCGGGATTTCAACCTGCGCGTCGAGGACGTGGCGATCCGCACCGCCGACGGCCTGACGCTGGCCGCCTGGCTCGCGCCGCGACCGGGCGCTCCCGCGGTCATCCTCCTCCACGGTTATCCCGCCGAAAAGGCCGACCTGTTGCCGCTGGCCGCCACGCTCCACGCCCGCTTCACGGTGCTGCTGGTGGACCTGCGCTACTTCGGCCGGAGCGAAGGGCGCGTCACCACACTGGGCTTCCGTGAGCGCGGCGACCTCCGCCGGGCGGTCGATCTCCTCCACGCCCGCGGGCTGGCGCCGGTGGGGGTTTTTGGATTTTCGCTGGGCGGCGCCGTCGCCATCCTGGCGGCAGCCGAGGACCCGCGTATCCGGGCGGTCGCGGCCTACGCCGCCTTCGCCGACCTCAAGACGCTGGGCCGCGAAGTCTACGCGCACTTTTTGTTCCTCAAAGAGCCGCTGGTCGAGCTGATGCTGCTCTGGGGGCGGCTCTTCCTCGGCGCCGACATCACACGCCCCTCGCCCGCCGCCGCGGCGGCCCGTCTGGGCATTCCCGTGCTGATCGTCCACAGTCGCCAGGACGAGCAGATTCCCTTTGCCCACGCCCAGCGGTTGCGGCAGGCGCTCGCCGGCAACCCGGGGGCGGAGTTCGAGCTCATGGACCGGGGCCGCCACGGGGAGCTGGGGCCGCACTTCGAGCGACGCATCACCGACTTCTTCCTGAGCCACCTGAAGTGA
- a CDS encoding zf-HC2 domain-containing protein: protein MTCDHARAMFSELADQAVPDAERAACEAHLAACPDCRREWETFQRMLALLRGMPRLRAPAGFAARVLGAVPPTPWHRRLLRGLFVPLPVKLPLEAAALVLVAVGAVYLVQRTPELQQAARQDTPPPGEAKAPPPGREPAKARPLARQAAPEGRAPSPIRKEAPAMARDRTIEAPRSAPSVPEMADKPAEAPKMAPPRVIESPPPEVAAPRVLESPGRAPSRVVTPSLEARREAQQPIAGAAPPAGAGPPAFIAPPAGAGALAPPTVSGRLVVEDRDAAEAALGELAARVGATEVGRWRTGEATIVELQLSDSAYPEFARALGRLGAWAADHEPAALPARVRVVLRITR from the coding sequence ATGACCTGCGACCACGCGCGCGCCATGTTCTCGGAGCTGGCCGACCAGGCCGTTCCCGACGCCGAGCGCGCCGCCTGCGAGGCGCACCTGGCGGCGTGCCCCGACTGCCGGCGCGAGTGGGAGACCTTTCAACGCATGCTGGCGCTCCTCCGCGGGATGCCGCGCCTGCGCGCGCCGGCCGGCTTCGCCGCTCGCGTCCTCGGCGCCGTCCCTCCGACGCCGTGGCACCGGCGCCTGCTCCGCGGGCTGTTCGTGCCGCTGCCGGTGAAGCTGCCGCTCGAGGCCGCCGCGCTCGTCCTGGTCGCCGTCGGCGCCGTCTACCTCGTCCAGCGCACGCCGGAGCTGCAGCAGGCGGCGCGCCAGGATACCCCGCCGCCGGGCGAGGCGAAGGCTCCGCCGCCGGGGCGCGAGCCGGCCAAGGCGCGCCCGCTCGCTCGTCAGGCCGCCCCCGAAGGGCGGGCGCCAAGCCCCATCCGCAAAGAAGCGCCCGCGATGGCGCGCGATCGGACCATCGAGGCGCCACGCTCCGCGCCCTCCGTGCCCGAGATGGCGGACAAGCCCGCGGAAGCGCCCAAGATGGCGCCGCCGCGCGTGATCGAGTCACCCCCGCCGGAGGTGGCGGCGCCGCGCGTGCTCGAATCGCCTGGCAGGGCGCCATCGCGCGTCGTGACTCCGTCCCTGGAAGCGAGGCGCGAGGCGCAGCAGCCCATCGCTGGCGCCGCCCCGCCCGCTGGCGCCGGCCCGCCTGCTTTCATCGCCCCGCCCGCTGGCGCCGGCGCCCTGGCTCCACCGACGGTGTCGGGCCGGCTGGTGGTGGAGGATCGCGATGCGGCCGAAGCGGCGCTCGGCGAGCTCGCCGCGCGCGTCGGCGCCACCGAAGTCGGACGCTGGCGGACCGGCGAGGCAACGATCGTAGAGCTCCAGCTCTCGGACTCGGCTTATCCGGAATTCGCGCGGGCGCTCGGCCGTCTCGGCGCCTGGGCGGCCGACCACGAGCCCGCCGCGCTCCCGGCTCGGGTGCGCGTCGTCCTGCGTATCACGCGCTGA
- a CDS encoding enoyl-CoA hydratase, translated as MSEDLLEVVKDGVAVLTMNRPDRLNALSGPMLEAMLEALPRLAESAEAAVVVLTGAGRAFCAGGDVKAMAEGREFGGTTLEEKAPALRSRMEVSRWLHEMPKPTIAMVRGAAAGAGLSLALACDLRIASDTARFATAFARVGYSGDFGGSFYLTQLVGTAKARELYFTADVVDAPQALQLGLVNRVVSDARLEEETMALATRLGRGPRIAYRYMKRNFNAAESGTLKDLLDLEAWHHTRCGMTDDHREAAKAFVEKREPVFRGR; from the coding sequence ATGAGCGAGGACCTGCTGGAGGTCGTCAAGGACGGGGTGGCGGTGCTCACCATGAACCGCCCGGATCGGCTCAACGCCCTGTCGGGGCCGATGCTGGAAGCGATGCTGGAGGCGCTGCCCCGGCTGGCCGAGAGCGCCGAGGCGGCGGTCGTCGTACTCACCGGCGCCGGCCGCGCCTTCTGCGCCGGCGGCGACGTCAAGGCGATGGCGGAGGGGCGCGAGTTCGGCGGCACCACCCTCGAGGAGAAGGCGCCGGCGCTGCGCTCGCGCATGGAGGTCTCCCGCTGGCTGCACGAGATGCCCAAGCCGACGATCGCCATGGTGCGGGGGGCCGCCGCCGGGGCCGGGCTGTCGCTGGCGCTGGCCTGCGACCTGAGGATCGCCAGCGACACCGCGCGCTTCGCCACAGCCTTCGCGCGCGTGGGCTACTCGGGCGACTTCGGCGGCTCCTTCTATCTCACCCAGCTGGTGGGCACGGCCAAGGCGCGCGAGCTCTACTTCACGGCCGACGTCGTGGACGCGCCCCAGGCGCTGCAGCTCGGCCTCGTCAATCGGGTGGTCTCCGACGCGCGGCTGGAGGAGGAGACGATGGCGTTGGCGACGCGGCTCGGGCGGGGACCGCGGATCGCCTACCGCTACATGAAGCGGAACTTCAACGCGGCCGAGAGCGGCACGCTCAAGGACCTGCTCGACCTCGAGGCCTGGCATCACACCCGCTGCGGCATGACCGACGACCACCGCGAGGCGGCCAAGGCCTTCGTGGAGAAGCGCGAGCCCGTGTTCCGGGGCCGGTAG
- the tenA gene encoding thiaminase II, whose translation MAFTSDLWRAIGAIWTSILGHPFLQALTDGSLPRDSFRFYVVQDALYLREFARALSLAAARAPEDEWIIMFNEHAAGALRVERALHESFVKEFGLAPGEVAATPLAPTNLAYTSYLLAVAYGAPFHEAMAALLPCYWIYWEAGKHLERAGSPEPLYERWIGTYASEEFGSVVRAVLEATDRIAERLGPAERRAMTRHFVATSRYEWMFWEMAYRRESWPL comes from the coding sequence ATGGCCTTCACCAGCGACCTCTGGCGCGCCATCGGCGCGATCTGGACGTCGATCCTCGGCCATCCCTTCCTCCAGGCGCTCACCGACGGCTCGCTGCCACGGGATAGCTTCCGGTTCTACGTCGTGCAGGACGCGCTCTACCTGCGCGAGTTCGCGCGCGCGCTGTCGCTCGCCGCCGCCCGCGCCCCCGAGGACGAGTGGATCATCATGTTCAACGAGCACGCCGCCGGCGCCCTCCGGGTCGAGCGCGCGCTGCACGAGTCCTTCGTCAAGGAGTTCGGCCTGGCGCCCGGGGAGGTGGCGGCGACGCCGCTGGCGCCCACCAACCTGGCCTACACGAGCTATCTGCTGGCGGTGGCCTACGGCGCGCCCTTTCACGAGGCGATGGCGGCGCTGCTGCCGTGCTATTGGATCTACTGGGAGGCGGGCAAGCATCTGGAGCGGGCCGGCTCGCCGGAGCCGCTCTATGAGCGGTGGATCGGCACCTACGCCTCCGAGGAGTTCGGATCCGTCGTGCGGGCGGTCCTGGAGGCGACCGACCGCATCGCGGAGCGGCTGGGCCCGGCCGAGCGCCGGGCGATGACGCGGCACTTCGTCGCCACCAGCCGCTACGAGTGGATGTTCTGGGAGATGGCCTACCGCCGCGAGTCCTGGCCCCTGTGA
- a CDS encoding mandelate racemase/muconate lactonizing enzyme family protein, with amino-acid sequence MRIVDVKAYPTSFPVPPGASVTLGIGRAVKRDAVVVKVVTDDGLAGWAESHHGRSPGAVAHHLNTTLRQLVLGLDAADVIGVWTRIYQMQLGSHGLGAATAIAMSGLDMALWDIRGQATGWPLYRLLGGAARAIPAYAGGVSLGWQEPEALVEEARGLVAAGYRAVKLRVGDSPARDLARVAAVRKAFGDELTILVDANTGYRLADARQVMPGLEAQGVGWLEEPFPAHDHRSYAMAATFGRVPLAAGENHYTRFEFTRVIEDRVISILQPDLSKTGGLTEALRIAALASAWKLSINPHTSMTGLNMAASIHFLAAIDNGGYFEGDVSKGNLFRDELVSPAPYQIGPDGCVRPLEAPGIGLEVDEAFLAAHPVIEGPGYI; translated from the coding sequence ATGCGTATCGTCGACGTCAAGGCGTACCCCACCTCGTTTCCGGTGCCGCCCGGGGCCAGCGTCACGCTCGGCATCGGCCGCGCCGTCAAGCGCGACGCCGTCGTCGTCAAGGTCGTCACCGACGACGGCCTGGCCGGCTGGGCGGAGTCGCATCACGGCCGCTCCCCGGGCGCCGTCGCGCACCACCTGAACACCACGCTGCGACAGCTCGTGCTGGGCCTGGATGCTGCCGACGTCATCGGCGTCTGGACGCGCATCTACCAGATGCAGCTGGGCAGCCATGGCCTGGGCGCGGCCACCGCCATCGCCATGAGCGGGCTCGACATGGCGCTATGGGACATCCGCGGCCAGGCCACGGGCTGGCCGCTCTATCGCCTGCTGGGCGGCGCCGCGCGGGCGATCCCGGCCTATGCCGGCGGCGTGTCGCTCGGTTGGCAAGAGCCGGAGGCGCTGGTGGAGGAGGCGCGCGGGCTCGTCGCCGCCGGCTACCGCGCCGTGAAGCTGCGCGTCGGCGATTCCCCCGCCCGCGACCTGGCCCGTGTCGCGGCCGTGCGCAAGGCGTTCGGCGACGAGCTGACCATTCTGGTGGATGCCAACACGGGCTACCGCCTCGCCGACGCGCGCCAGGTGATGCCCGGGCTCGAGGCCCAGGGCGTGGGGTGGTTGGAGGAGCCTTTTCCCGCTCACGACCATCGCAGCTATGCGATGGCGGCCACGTTCGGCCGGGTACCGCTGGCGGCGGGCGAGAACCACTACACGCGCTTCGAGTTCACCCGCGTGATCGAGGACCGCGTGATCAGCATCCTGCAGCCCGATCTTTCCAAGACGGGCGGCCTCACCGAGGCGCTGCGCATCGCCGCGCTCGCCTCGGCCTGGAAGCTCTCCATCAACCCGCACACCTCCATGACAGGCTTGAACATGGCGGCGTCCATCCACTTCCTCGCCGCCATCGACAACGGCGGCTACTTCGAGGGCGACGTCTCGAAGGGCAACCTCTTCCGCGACGAGCTCGTGAGCCCGGCGCCCTATCAGATCGGCCCCGACGGCTGCGTCCGCCCGCTGGAGGCGCCGGGGATCGGGCTGGAGGTGGACGAGGCGTTCCTCGCCGCGCACCCGGTCATCGAGGGACCGGGGTACATCTGA
- a CDS encoding SDR family oxidoreductase has translation MLELGLAGKVAIVTGGSEGLGRACAERFAREGARVAICARRKDVLERAADHVRTTTGGEVLARPADVTRPADVEAFVAAVVAQFGAVDILVNNAGTSAAAAFEQVDDAAWQRDIDIKLMAAVRFCRLVVPHMKRRGGGRIINVTTVGGKAPAPRALPTTVTRAAGINLTKALAGEYAPDRILVNTVCLGLVKSAQWERRAKGDLEGYYKDVARRVPIGRVGEAEEFADLVAFLSSERAGYITGTAVNFDGGMSAVV, from the coding sequence ATGCTGGAGCTAGGGCTGGCCGGCAAGGTGGCGATCGTCACGGGAGGCAGCGAGGGGCTGGGGCGCGCGTGCGCCGAGCGCTTCGCGCGCGAGGGCGCGCGCGTCGCGATCTGCGCGCGGCGCAAGGACGTGCTGGAGCGCGCCGCCGATCACGTCCGGACCACCACCGGCGGCGAGGTGCTGGCGCGGCCGGCGGACGTCACCCGCCCGGCTGACGTCGAGGCGTTCGTCGCCGCGGTGGTGGCGCAGTTCGGGGCGGTGGACATCCTGGTGAACAACGCGGGCACCTCGGCGGCGGCCGCCTTCGAGCAGGTCGACGACGCCGCCTGGCAACGGGACATCGACATCAAGCTGATGGCGGCGGTGCGCTTCTGCCGGCTGGTGGTGCCTCACATGAAGCGGCGCGGGGGCGGCCGGATCATCAACGTCACCACGGTCGGCGGCAAGGCTCCCGCGCCCCGGGCGCTGCCCACCACCGTGACCCGCGCGGCCGGGATCAACCTCACGAAGGCGCTGGCCGGCGAGTACGCCCCCGACCGCATCCTCGTCAACACCGTGTGCCTGGGGCTCGTCAAGAGCGCCCAGTGGGAGCGCCGCGCCAAGGGGGATCTCGAGGGGTACTACAAGGACGTCGCGCGGCGCGTGCCCATCGGCCGCGTCGGCGAGGCGGAAGAGTTCGCCGATCTCGTGGCCTTCCTGTCCTCCGAGCGGGCCGGCTACATCACGGGCACCGCCGTCAACTTCGACGGCGGCATGTCGGCCGTGGTCTAG
- a CDS encoding response regulator — protein MARDVDAQVLVVDDRDYLRQILVAVLEDFGYPAAGFASASAALERLPALRPQLILLDLQMPGMDGCEFLRRLRANPAWNDLPVLIVSGVGEAVPPAGDRRALAVLPKPFDNDTLIARVRQMIGPAPTHPAGALRAPTARATPS, from the coding sequence ATGGCGCGGGACGTGGACGCCCAGGTACTCGTCGTGGACGATCGTGACTACCTGCGGCAGATCCTGGTGGCGGTCCTGGAGGACTTCGGCTACCCGGCCGCCGGCTTCGCCTCGGCCTCGGCCGCGCTCGAGCGGCTGCCCGCGCTGCGCCCCCAGCTCATCCTTCTGGATCTTCAAATGCCGGGGATGGATGGATGCGAGTTTCTCCGGCGGCTGCGCGCGAATCCGGCCTGGAACGACCTGCCCGTGCTCATCGTCTCGGGCGTCGGCGAGGCCGTCCCGCCGGCGGGCGACCGGCGCGCCCTCGCCGTGCTCCCCAAGCCGTTCGACAACGACACCCTGATCGCCCGCGTCCGGCAGATGATCGGGCCGGCGCCCACGCACCCGGCCGGCGCCCTCCGCGCGCCGACGGCGCGAGCCACACCTTCATGA
- a CDS encoding sigma-70 family RNA polymerase sigma factor, with translation MLERLRAGDARAFEDLVVGYQHRVFSIAYRMLGSRAEAEEAAQEVFLRVHQGIAEFRGEAKLSTWLYAITSRLCLNRLASGERRMARARETEETLTGLPSADGDAAARMERSETEAALHRAIAELPDERRIVVVLRDLEGLSYEEIADTLGLTLGTVRSRLHRARLELREKLEKFLP, from the coding sequence GTGCTCGAGCGGCTCCGGGCAGGCGACGCCCGCGCCTTCGAGGACCTCGTCGTGGGCTACCAGCACCGCGTCTTCAGCATCGCCTACCGCATGCTGGGCAGCCGCGCCGAGGCCGAAGAAGCTGCGCAGGAGGTGTTTCTCCGCGTTCACCAGGGAATCGCCGAGTTCCGGGGGGAGGCCAAGCTCTCCACCTGGCTCTACGCGATCACCTCGCGCCTGTGCCTCAACCGGCTCGCCTCCGGCGAGCGGCGGATGGCGCGGGCCCGGGAGACCGAGGAGACGCTGACCGGTCTGCCCAGCGCCGATGGCGACGCGGCGGCCCGGATGGAGCGGAGCGAGACGGAGGCGGCGCTCCACCGGGCGATCGCCGAGCTGCCCGACGAGCGCCGCATCGTGGTCGTCCTGCGCGACCTGGAGGGCCTGTCCTACGAGGAGATCGCCGACACGCTCGGGCTGACGCTCGGCACCGTGCGCTCGCGCCTGCACCGCGCACGCCTGGAGCTCAGAGAAAAGCTGGAGAAGTTCCTGCCATGA
- a CDS encoding tetratricopeptide repeat protein, producing MSDAEDRERAIELWREAYRRQMDGDLEGAVELYRRSIAMYPTAEAHTFLGWTYSFQGRLEEATAECLKAIEADPDFGNPYNDIGVYLMQQGKLDEAVPWLEKAKLAARYEPRQFPYMNLGRIYIKLGRWPDALREFEGAVRVAPEDAEAYKALHGLLARLNGHHVRSEGPVRGGH from the coding sequence ATGAGCGACGCGGAAGACCGCGAGCGGGCCATCGAGCTGTGGCGCGAGGCGTATCGCCGCCAGATGGACGGCGACCTGGAGGGCGCCGTCGAGCTCTACCGGCGCTCGATCGCGATGTACCCCACCGCCGAGGCGCACACCTTCCTGGGCTGGACCTATAGCTTCCAGGGACGGCTCGAGGAAGCGACCGCGGAGTGCCTCAAGGCCATCGAGGCCGATCCCGACTTCGGCAACCCCTACAACGACATCGGTGTCTACCTGATGCAGCAAGGCAAGCTCGACGAGGCGGTCCCCTGGCTCGAGAAGGCCAAGCTCGCTGCCCGCTACGAGCCGCGGCAGTTCCCGTACATGAACCTGGGACGGATCTACATCAAGCTCGGACGCTGGCCGGACGCGCTGCGGGAGTTCGAGGGAGCGGTGCGCGTGGCACCGGAGGACGCCGAGGCGTACAAGGCGCTCCACGGCCTGCTCGCCCGGCTGAACGGGCATCACGTCCGATCCGAGGGGCCCGTCCGAGGAGGACACTGA